The following proteins are co-located in the Mesorhizobium sp. M1E.F.Ca.ET.045.02.1.1 genome:
- a CDS encoding acyl-CoA dehydrogenase has product MAAEKNAFVWNDPFLIEDQLSEDERMVRDGAAAFAADKLAPRIEEAYLDEKTDPSIFREMGEAGLLGITIPEEYGGLGANYVTYGLVAREVERIDSGYRSMMSVQSSLVMYPIHAYGSEEQRRKYLPKLASGEWIGCFGLTEPDAGSDPGGMKTRAEKTANGYRLSGSKMWISNAPIADVFVVWAKSAVHDNQIRGFVLEKGLKGLSAPKIGGKLSLRASITGEVVMEGVEVGEEALLPNVAGLKGPFGCLNRARYGISWGAMGAAEDCWHRARQYGLDRKQFGKPLAGTQLFQKKLADMQTEIALGLQGSLRVGRLMDEGKMAPEMISIVKRNNCGKALDIARHARDMHGGNGIQIGYHVMRHAQNLETVNTYEGTHDVHALILGRAQTGIQAFF; this is encoded by the coding sequence ATGGCCGCCGAGAAGAACGCCTTCGTGTGGAACGATCCTTTCCTGATCGAGGACCAGCTTTCCGAGGACGAGCGCATGGTGCGCGACGGCGCGGCTGCGTTCGCCGCCGACAAGCTCGCGCCCCGCATCGAGGAAGCCTATCTCGACGAGAAGACTGATCCCTCGATTTTCCGCGAGATGGGCGAGGCTGGCCTGCTCGGCATCACCATCCCGGAGGAATATGGCGGGCTCGGCGCGAACTACGTGACCTACGGGCTGGTGGCGCGCGAGGTCGAGCGCATCGATTCCGGCTACCGCTCGATGATGAGCGTGCAGTCGTCGCTGGTCATGTATCCGATCCATGCCTATGGCTCGGAAGAGCAGCGCAGGAAATACCTGCCGAAGCTCGCCTCCGGCGAATGGATCGGCTGCTTCGGCCTGACCGAGCCGGACGCCGGATCGGATCCGGGCGGCATGAAGACGCGCGCCGAGAAGACGGCGAACGGCTACAGGCTTTCCGGCTCCAAAATGTGGATCTCCAACGCGCCGATCGCCGACGTCTTCGTCGTCTGGGCGAAATCGGCAGTGCATGACAACCAGATCCGCGGCTTCGTGCTGGAAAAGGGCCTGAAAGGGCTGTCGGCGCCGAAGATCGGCGGCAAACTGTCGCTGCGGGCCTCGATCACCGGCGAGGTGGTGATGGAAGGCGTCGAGGTCGGCGAGGAGGCGCTGCTGCCCAATGTAGCGGGCCTGAAAGGTCCGTTCGGTTGCCTCAATCGGGCGCGTTACGGCATTTCCTGGGGCGCCATGGGCGCTGCAGAGGATTGCTGGCACCGGGCGCGCCAGTACGGTCTCGACCGCAAGCAGTTCGGCAAGCCGCTCGCCGGCACGCAGCTCTTCCAGAAGAAGCTCGCCGACATGCAGACCGAGATCGCGCTTGGCCTGCAGGGCAGCTTGCGCGTCGGCCGGCTGATGGACGAAGGCAAGATGGCGCCGGAGATGATCTCGATCGTCAAGCGCAACAATTGCGGCAAGGCGCTCGACATCGCCCGCCACGCCCGCGACATGCATGGCGGCAACGGTATCCAGATCGGCTACCACGTCATGCGCCATGCGCAGAACCTGGAGACGGTGAACACCTATGAGGGCACGCATGACGTGCATGCGCTGATCCTCGGAAGGGCGCAGACGGGTATTCAAGCGTTTTTCTAA